A part of Fimbriiglobus ruber genomic DNA contains:
- a CDS encoding DUF1592 domain-containing protein, whose translation MRTAFHTLTPSNRPRLFVATCVLLFFTGLARADDTKSLDKGFEQNVKPFLNRYCVRCHNADKQTSGVRVDQLDAALPDRHLKLWESIQKQIGDGAMPPENAARPTGDERKRVAEWIGQGLGVARSRPAPKNGLLRRLTVAQYRNTLRELLLLEDDLTDLLPPDAVSRDGFVNNTETLQLSPLLLEAYFDIAEKALARSTVDPKSKPTIQTFRVDLGAGINGTPCPDQLILGANSHLLNNADFVVTQPKPEKLFAFDPFVMRTKYRFIEGYQGNDTVRGWRDYDSIYHAVYACMRGSDGYPKGRSYSTVPHGLLLRPAIPSAELFGVESTYGPRANFKIALRELPDHGRFRVTVTAAKYDDGLLLDPGTPPQPDGGAGAVVCRDLKATQTVTVPKAGVYQVDVHATPRGDVPAPNSARLADGLIGAWPLDGTTASNPERKELAGRLAGDAKFVKSPFGQAVSLEGNGSVVVPRHDSMNVKDGDFSVAAWIHPRQLRQAGIVCLGKYAWVHGWYLDVPDNAGTLRIETVGPDGQPNGTVKSPPKTIRANAWQHVAAVVRRGKNETRLYVNGYLVATGTVGPANLDNPKVDLHLGRIQDAQQFKGELDEVRIYRRALDAAEIQALMEPGRQFVKPPREEPAELTLTLGDREFSGTLKQPAFLAVRLPAGPLPVTVRAASGKPLDRVVLTPLPETHEITRRFGEFEKRAPRLGVHMGFRRDCGSTLAPVGSPQAVPGTGLSRFVYEGAIRNFPSPDVEKDNVNYLAGVREIGVRSEYTDGRDMPRLLIRSVEFEGPYYETWPPPSHRAVFGDADTKNDPAAGRKAILDFATRAYRRPVTPREEATLAAVFDKSLAQGRSFPDAVKDALLVVLTSPQFLFLTETSRTPAPEPLDEYELASKLAYFLWNGPPDATTLKLAAAGELRKNLDAEVGRMVADPRFSHFVNEFAAQWLALDKFQVLEPDRSRFPKLTRDTRAQLKQEPAQFLQYLMRNNLPARNLIASDIVVANEVVAGYYDLGNKTESGFEFVPIRHDRGDLGGVLTQAAIMAGLSDGRESNPVKRGAWLARRIVAEPPDDPPPNVPALKPETRQLSLRERLERHRNQPGCAQCHAKIDPWGVPFEEFDAGGRIKTKLPDARSTLPDKANVAGVADLKRHLAEDRIDQVAFSVLKHLATYATGRNLTYGELESLKRDEVKLKTAGYRMQDMIRFVVNSPMFLEK comes from the coding sequence ATGCGAACGGCATTCCACACGTTAACTCCCTCGAACCGACCGCGGCTGTTCGTCGCCACCTGCGTACTCCTGTTCTTCACGGGGCTGGCTCGCGCGGACGACACCAAATCGCTCGACAAGGGCTTCGAACAGAATGTGAAGCCGTTTCTGAATCGCTACTGCGTGCGGTGCCACAACGCGGACAAGCAGACCTCCGGCGTCCGCGTTGACCAGCTTGACGCGGCTCTCCCGGACCGGCACCTGAAGTTGTGGGAGAGCATCCAAAAGCAGATCGGCGACGGCGCCATGCCGCCGGAAAACGCGGCCCGGCCGACGGGCGACGAGCGGAAGCGGGTGGCCGAGTGGATCGGGCAGGGGCTGGGTGTCGCCCGCTCGCGGCCCGCGCCGAAGAACGGCCTCCTGCGGCGGCTGACCGTCGCGCAGTACCGCAACACCCTCCGCGAACTGCTTCTCCTGGAAGACGACCTGACGGACCTCCTCCCGCCGGACGCCGTCTCCCGCGACGGGTTCGTGAACAACACGGAAACGCTCCAACTCTCGCCCTTGTTGTTGGAAGCCTATTTCGACATCGCCGAGAAGGCGCTCGCCCGTAGCACCGTGGACCCGAAATCGAAGCCGACCATCCAGACGTTCCGCGTCGACCTGGGGGCCGGGATCAACGGGACGCCGTGCCCCGATCAGCTCATCCTCGGGGCGAATAGCCATCTTTTGAACAACGCTGACTTCGTGGTGACACAGCCGAAGCCCGAAAAGCTCTTCGCCTTCGACCCGTTCGTCATGCGGACGAAGTACCGCTTCATCGAGGGCTACCAGGGCAACGACACCGTCCGCGGGTGGCGGGATTACGACAGTATCTACCACGCCGTCTACGCTTGCATGCGCGGCTCCGACGGCTACCCCAAAGGCCGATCCTACAGCACTGTCCCGCACGGGCTGTTGCTTCGGCCGGCGATTCCGAGTGCGGAGTTGTTCGGCGTCGAAAGCACCTACGGCCCCCGGGCGAACTTCAAGATCGCGTTGCGGGAACTGCCTGACCACGGCCGATTCCGCGTCACCGTGACGGCCGCGAAGTACGACGACGGGCTCCTGCTCGACCCGGGCACGCCGCCTCAACCGGACGGCGGCGCGGGTGCCGTTGTTTGCCGCGACTTGAAGGCAACCCAGACTGTGACGGTGCCGAAAGCCGGCGTCTACCAGGTGGACGTCCACGCCACCCCGCGCGGTGACGTGCCGGCCCCGAACTCGGCCCGGCTGGCCGACGGCCTGATCGGCGCATGGCCGTTGGACGGGACCACGGCCAGCAACCCGGAGCGGAAGGAACTGGCCGGCCGGCTCGCGGGGGACGCGAAGTTCGTCAAGTCGCCGTTCGGTCAGGCGGTCTCCCTCGAAGGAAACGGCTCGGTCGTCGTTCCCCGTCACGACTCGATGAACGTCAAGGACGGCGACTTCAGTGTGGCCGCCTGGATTCATCCGCGGCAACTCCGGCAGGCCGGCATCGTCTGCCTCGGCAAGTACGCCTGGGTTCACGGCTGGTATCTCGACGTGCCGGATAACGCGGGCACCCTGCGGATCGAGACGGTCGGGCCGGACGGCCAGCCCAACGGGACCGTGAAGTCCCCGCCGAAAACGATCCGGGCCAACGCCTGGCAGCACGTCGCGGCCGTGGTCCGGCGCGGGAAGAACGAGACCCGGCTGTACGTCAACGGCTACCTCGTCGCTACGGGAACGGTCGGCCCGGCGAACCTGGACAACCCGAAGGTCGACCTCCACCTCGGCCGCATACAAGACGCCCAGCAGTTCAAGGGCGAACTGGACGAAGTCCGAATCTATCGCCGCGCACTGGATGCGGCCGAGATCCAGGCGCTGATGGAACCCGGCCGGCAGTTCGTAAAGCCGCCGCGCGAGGAGCCCGCGGAACTGACACTCACTCTGGGCGACCGCGAGTTCTCGGGCACATTGAAGCAGCCCGCGTTTCTGGCCGTTCGCCTCCCCGCCGGACCGCTGCCAGTGACGGTGCGCGCCGCAAGTGGGAAGCCGCTCGACCGGGTCGTATTGACCCCGCTCCCGGAGACGCACGAGATCACGCGACGGTTCGGCGAGTTCGAGAAGCGGGCGCCCCGGCTCGGGGTCCACATGGGCTTCCGCCGCGACTGCGGCAGCACGCTGGCGCCGGTCGGGTCGCCGCAGGCGGTGCCGGGCACCGGCCTCTCGCGGTTCGTGTACGAGGGGGCGATCCGTAACTTCCCCAGTCCGGATGTGGAAAAAGACAACGTCAACTACCTCGCCGGCGTCCGCGAGATCGGCGTGCGCAGCGAGTACACCGACGGCCGCGACATGCCGCGGCTCCTGATCCGGTCCGTGGAATTCGAGGGGCCATACTACGAGACCTGGCCGCCCCCTTCGCACCGGGCCGTTTTCGGCGATGCTGACACAAAGAACGACCCGGCCGCCGGGCGGAAGGCGATCCTCGACTTCGCCACCCGCGCGTACCGCCGCCCCGTCACGCCCCGGGAGGAGGCCACGCTGGCGGCCGTGTTCGACAAGTCGCTGGCCCAGGGCCGAAGTTTCCCGGACGCCGTCAAGGACGCCCTGCTCGTCGTCCTCACGTCGCCCCAATTCCTGTTCCTGACCGAGACCAGTCGGACGCCAGCACCCGAACCGCTCGACGAGTACGAACTGGCGTCGAAGCTGGCCTACTTCCTGTGGAACGGGCCGCCGGATGCGACGACACTCAAGCTGGCCGCGGCCGGCGAACTCCGGAAGAACCTCGACGCCGAGGTAGGGCGGATGGTCGCCGACCCGCGATTTTCCCACTTCGTTAACGAGTTCGCGGCGCAATGGCTGGCCCTGGACAAGTTCCAGGTGCTGGAGCCGGACCGCAGCCGGTTCCCGAAACTCACGCGCGACACTCGCGCCCAGTTGAAGCAAGAACCCGCCCAGTTCCTCCAGTACCTGATGCGGAATAACCTGCCGGCGCGGAACCTGATCGCGTCGGACATCGTGGTGGCGAACGAAGTTGTTGCAGGGTACTACGACCTGGGGAACAAGACGGAGAGCGGGTTCGAGTTCGTCCCCATCCGACACGACCGGGGCGACCTGGGCGGCGTTCTCACTCAGGCGGCGATCATGGCCGGCCTGTCGGACGGGCGGGAGTCGAACCCGGTCAAGCGCGGGGCGTGGCTCGCGAGGCGGATCGTCGCCGAGCCGCCGGACGACCCGCCGCCGAATGTCCCGGCGTTGAAGCCCGAGACCCGCCAACTGTCCCTCCGCGAACGGCTCGAACGGCACCGCAACCAGCCGGGCTGCGCACAATGTCACGCGAAAATCGACCCGTGGGGCGTCCCCTTCGAGGAGTTCGACGCCGGCGGCCGCATCAAAACGAAGTTGCCGGACGCGCGGTCGACGCTGCCCGACAAGGCGAACGTGGCCGGCGTCGCCGACCTGAAGCGGCACCTCGCGGAGGATCGCATCGATCAGGTGGCGTTCAGCGTCCTCAAACACCTGGCGACTTACGCGACCGGCCGCAACCTAACCTACGGTGAACTCGAAAGCTTGAAGCGGGATGAGGTCAAGTTGAAGACGGCCGGGTACCGAATGCAGGACATGATCCGGTTCGTGGTGAACAGCCCGATGTTCCTGGAAAAGTAG